The proteins below come from a single Campylobacter sp. CCUG 57310 genomic window:
- a CDS encoding NADH-ubiquinone oxidoreductase subunit E family protein, which translates to MKRVDLRHLKAKFEREFERCVLKLRSGEVCIYLFEIGDFGCIERCANLAVRNGCEIMNSLKFNQVDWMMAIKKN; encoded by the coding sequence ATTTAAAAGCCAAATTTGAACGCGAATTTGAACGATGTGTTTTGAAGCTAAGAAGCGGCGAGGTCTGTATTTATCTTTTTGAGATCGGGGATTTTGGGTGTATAGAAAGGTGTGCGAATTTGGCTGTTAGAAACGGGTGTGAGATAATGAATTCGCTTAAATTTAACCAAGTTGATTGGATGATGGCGATAAAGAAGAATTAA
- a CDS encoding NADH-quinone oxidoreductase subunit G encodes MSVFIDGIHCKADESESILNIARCNGIYIPAICYLSGCSPTLACRLCMVEAEGKRVYSCNAKAKDGMAVVTNSPEIISERNAIMQTYCINHPLECGVCDKSGECELQNLTALMQVTAQNYAIKDTHKPHIKWGKISYDPALCIVCERCITVCKDKIGEGALKTTARGGDQVAKEMKDLMPKDAFAVWSKFQKSLIAPSAGEELDCSFCGECTSVCPVGALVGSEFKYSSNVWELEKIPAANPHSSDCELIYYDVKTTGISERKRKIYRVSNDFHFATLNPAARYGYDFANENALKDEANFKNITQKFRLGEVKNIIFNSFITNEEALILELLREKFGLNLVNNEAKRYQEFLNEYAKFSGESLYNGDVASLSKTDFIITAGSFLRYDAPNASYALNNALKINKSSAIYFHTVADEVVKSYSKNLLFIDHKAGIEAKILLWILHEFGENLDEDTKEFLDRNLIDIEVAEGEETKIKKQLKFADELGLDEAKIAELRAKKESFALVVGEDFIYHKEALNLASLLGMIAKFSKFKVVILPPRTNSLGVAKICTLSERESGFSFGYNEKADFSMSVYGGDLYAPALTQQEGTFVSYDKRVVPTNAALPYLGYTLNDLANELGLKSRYTIDYTPKLARFSEFGEVKFDDLQNYYDNAGNSHRGYLLNAVDIEAQAKFEFDKLKFDEQEFNVYRANPIHQFSKFTNRASQLNEAGALYASQAFLDKFKLCENEAVKIKLGDKILALHVKLDKNLSSCVAYIGEFDEKIDIDAFFESRYANLEILKGDR; translated from the coding sequence ATAAGCGTTTTTATCGACGGTATCCACTGCAAGGCGGATGAAAGCGAGAGCATACTAAATATCGCAAGATGCAACGGTATCTATATCCCTGCGATTTGCTATCTTAGCGGCTGTTCGCCTACGCTTGCCTGCAGGCTTTGCATGGTCGAAGCCGAGGGAAAGCGAGTATATAGCTGTAACGCCAAGGCAAAAGACGGCATGGCAGTGGTTACAAATTCGCCAGAGATAATATCCGAGCGAAACGCCATTATGCAAACTTACTGCATAAATCACCCTTTGGAATGCGGAGTATGCGATAAAAGCGGCGAGTGTGAATTACAAAATTTAACCGCTCTTATGCAGGTTACCGCTCAAAACTACGCGATAAAAGACACTCATAAACCACACATAAAATGGGGCAAGATAAGCTATGACCCCGCTCTTTGCATAGTTTGCGAGCGATGTATAACGGTTTGTAAGGACAAAATAGGTGAGGGCGCTTTAAAAACCACTGCGCGCGGAGGCGATCAGGTCGCAAAAGAGATGAAAGATCTCATGCCAAAAGATGCCTTTGCCGTGTGGAGTAAATTTCAAAAGAGCCTTATCGCGCCAAGTGCTGGCGAGGAGCTTGACTGCTCTTTTTGCGGGGAGTGTACAAGCGTATGTCCCGTAGGAGCGCTTGTGGGAAGTGAATTTAAATACAGCTCAAACGTATGGGAGCTAGAAAAAATTCCCGCTGCAAATCCTCATTCAAGCGACTGCGAGCTGATTTATTATGATGTGAAAACCACGGGCATAAGCGAGCGAAAAAGGAAAATTTATAGAGTCAGCAACGACTTTCACTTCGCTACGCTAAATCCCGCCGCAAGATACGGATATGACTTTGCTAATGAAAATGCCTTAAAAGATGAGGCGAATTTTAAAAATATAACCCAGAAATTTCGCCTAGGAGAGGTTAAAAATATCATATTTAACAGCTTCATAACAAATGAAGAGGCTCTAATTCTAGAGCTTTTAAGGGAGAAATTTGGCTTAAATTTGGTAAATAACGAGGCAAAAAGATATCAGGAATTTTTAAACGAGTATGCTAAATTTAGCGGCGAGAGTCTATATAATGGCGACGTGGCAAGTCTAAGTAAAACGGACTTCATTATAACCGCGGGAAGCTTCTTAAGATACGACGCGCCAAACGCTAGTTATGCCTTAAATAATGCGCTTAAGATAAACAAATCATCGGCGATCTATTTTCATACGGTTGCTGATGAGGTTGTGAAATCCTACTCTAAAAATTTGCTTTTCATAGATCATAAAGCGGGCATTGAGGCTAAAATTTTGCTATGGATACTGCATGAATTTGGCGAGAATTTAGATGAAGATACAAAGGAATTTCTGGATAGAAATTTGATAGATATTGAAGTGGCTGAAGGCGAAGAGACTAAGATCAAAAAGCAGCTAAAATTTGCCGACGAGCTTGGGCTTGATGAAGCTAAAATAGCCGAACTTAGAGCTAAAAAAGAAAGCTTTGCTCTTGTTGTCGGAGAGGATTTTATCTATCATAAAGAGGCGCTAAATTTGGCTTCGCTTTTAGGAATGATCGCTAAATTCAGCAAATTTAAGGTTGTTATATTGCCGCCTCGCACAAACTCGCTAGGAGTTGCTAAAATTTGCACTTTGAGTGAGCGCGAAAGCGGCTTTAGCTTCGGCTACAACGAAAAAGCCGACTTTAGTATGAGCGTATATGGAGGCGATCTTTACGCGCCTGCACTAACGCAGCAAGAGGGCACATTTGTAAGTTACGACAAGCGCGTAGTGCCTACAAATGCGGCTTTGCCATATCTTGGCTATACGCTAAACGATCTTGCAAACGAGCTTGGGCTTAAGTCTCGCTATACCATAGACTACACGCCAAAGCTTGCTAGATTTAGCGAATTTGGCGAAGTGAAATTTGATGATTTGCAAAATTATTACGATAATGCGGGAAATTCCCACCGCGGATATCTTTTAAATGCCGTAGATATAGAGGCGCAGGCTAAATTTGAGTTTGATAAGCTGAAATTTGATGAACAGGAATTTAACGTTTATAGAGCAAATCCTATTCATCAGTTTTCAAAATTTACAAACAGAGCTTCGCAGTTAAACGAAGCGGGAGCTCTTTATGCTTCGCAGGCTTTTTTGGATAAATTTAAGCTCTGCGAAAATGAGGCGGTGAAGATAAAGTTGGGCGATAAAATTTTAGCCCTTCACGTTAAGCTTGATAAAAATTTAAGCTCATGCGTGGCATATATCGGTGAATTTGACGAAAAGATAGATATAGACGCATTTTTTGAGAGCAGATATGCAAATTTAGAGATTTTAAAGGGTGATAGATGA
- the nuoH gene encoding NADH-quinone oxidoreductase subunit NuoH has translation MSGFYIVETIVKALIIITVFATLAGLGTYAERKVLAYMQRRVGPSMVGPAGILQLVADMIKLFTKEDIVPQFANKKVFLIAPLISAIGAFAALATVPFLPEFELFGYTVRPILADVGVGVLYVLGVSAVCVFSPLLAGLASHNKYALIAAARAGMQLVSFEVVTGLSLLSVIMMVGSLSLIDINNYQDAGLGGWLIFRQPLAFGLFLIAAFVETNRTPFCLTENETELVAGYGTEYSGMRWGMFFIGEYTNMITASFLVSLIFLGGFNPVWFVPGAIMIILKTAFIFFFFLWTRAAWPHVRADQLMGLCWKVLMPLAVANILITGLVLV, from the coding sequence ATGAGCGGATTTTATATCGTAGAAACCATCGTAAAAGCTCTTATCATCATCACGGTTTTTGCCACTCTTGCAGGACTTGGAACCTATGCGGAGCGCAAGGTGCTAGCTTATATGCAAAGGCGAGTCGGGCCTAGTATGGTAGGACCTGCCGGCATACTTCAGCTTGTCGCCGACATGATCAAGCTCTTTACCAAAGAGGATATCGTGCCGCAATTTGCCAATAAAAAAGTATTTTTAATAGCGCCTTTAATCTCGGCCATAGGGGCTTTTGCAGCGCTTGCTACGGTGCCGTTTTTGCCCGAATTTGAGCTGTTTGGGTATACGGTTAGGCCAATACTGGCCGATGTGGGAGTCGGTGTGCTTTATGTGCTTGGAGTAAGTGCCGTTTGCGTATTTTCCCCGCTTCTTGCAGGGCTTGCAAGCCACAATAAATACGCTCTTATCGCGGCTGCTCGTGCGGGCATGCAGCTGGTTAGCTTTGAAGTCGTTACGGGACTTTCGCTTTTAAGTGTCATTATGATGGTAGGCTCGCTTTCGCTAATAGACATAAACAACTACCAGGACGCGGGACTTGGCGGTTGGCTTATCTTTAGGCAGCCGCTTGCGTTTGGACTTTTTTTGATTGCGGCATTTGTGGAGACCAATCGAACACCGTTTTGTCTAACGGAAAATGAAACCGAGCTTGTAGCGGGATATGGCACGGAGTATTCGGGCATGCGCTGGGGTATGTTTTTTATCGGCGAATATACTAATATGATAACCGCGTCGTTTCTTGTTAGTCTTATATTTTTAGGCGGATTTAATCCCGTCTGGTTCGTGCCCGGTGCGATTATGATCATTTTAAAAACGGCGTTTATATTTTTCTTTTTTCTTTGGACGAGAGCGGCTTGGCCTCACGTAAGAGCCGATCAACTAATGGGTCTGTGCTGGAAGGTTTTGATGCCTTTGGCCGTGGCTAATATCTTGATAACGGGGCTGGTGCTGGTATGA
- the nuoI gene encoding NADH-quinone oxidoreductase subunit NuoI, which yields MSEYVLIDTPTPPSGKFEKFKRFASRAIKFELFAGLWVVLREMIWGKSHTVLYPLEKIELSPRYRSVHRLMRFIESENERCIGCGLCEKICVSNCIAMQTKEGEDGRKKVLEYSINYGRCVYCGLCAEVCPELAIVHGSEYENASEQRAYFGLKEDLLTPISELKSQVEFSGFGSLGEDADRFVKKTPTAYKNLDEILREEVYEEISREEALKEKERKELNSDENLNADQSVKESVKDTKDGSDA from the coding sequence ATGAGCGAATATGTTTTGATAGATACTCCGACTCCGCCGAGCGGTAAATTTGAAAAATTTAAAAGATTTGCCTCTCGCGCGATAAAATTTGAGCTATTTGCGGGGCTTTGGGTCGTTTTACGCGAGATGATATGGGGTAAGTCTCATACCGTTTTATATCCGCTTGAAAAGATCGAGCTAAGCCCAAGATATCGCTCGGTACATAGACTTATGAGGTTTATCGAGAGTGAAAATGAGCGTTGCATAGGGTGCGGGCTGTGCGAGAAAATTTGCGTAAGTAACTGTATCGCCATGCAGACTAAAGAGGGCGAAGATGGACGCAAAAAAGTGCTTGAATACTCCATAAACTACGGCAGGTGCGTTTATTGTGGGCTTTGTGCGGAAGTTTGTCCCGAGCTTGCTATCGTGCACGGAAGCGAATACGAAAACGCAAGCGAACAAAGAGCGTATTTTGGGCTTAAAGAAGATCTTTTAACTCCAATTAGCGAGCTTAAAAGCCAAGTCGAATTTAGCGGATTTGGTTCGCTTGGCGAAGATGCGGATAGGTTTGTGAAAAAAACGCCTACTGCGTATAAAAATTTAGATGAAATTTTACGTGAAGAGGTTTATGAGGAAATTTCAAGAGAGGAAGCTTTGAAAGAAAAAGAGCGCAAAGAGCTAAATTCTGATGAAAATTTAAATGCCGATCAATCGGTTAAAGAAAGCGTAAAAGATACAAAGGACGGAAGCGATGCTTGA
- a CDS encoding NADH-quinone oxidoreductase subunit J — MLEAVAFYIFAAFTLACFAISVFSKNVLYAMTSLAGGMIFVSGFFFLLDAEFLGVVQIIVYTGAVMVLYAFSMMFFDLSKDVNESRSKAASRLIYTLGTLSALILVLIFAAPIASANLEARYPIVETMGNIEMIGILLFTKYLVVFELAAVMLLVAMVGAIALVHKDMDKGVSDDNA, encoded by the coding sequence ATGCTTGAGGCTGTTGCGTTTTATATCTTTGCCGCATTTACTCTTGCTTGTTTTGCTATAAGCGTGTTTAGCAAAAATGTCCTTTACGCGATGACTTCGCTTGCCGGAGGCATGATATTTGTTTCGGGATTTTTCTTTTTGCTTGATGCCGAGTTTTTAGGAGTGGTACAGATCATCGTATATACGGGTGCGGTTATGGTGCTATACGCTTTTTCGATGATGTTTTTTGATCTTAGTAAAGATGTAAACGAGAGCAGAAGCAAGGCCGCTTCAAGGCTCATATATACGCTTGGCACACTTAGCGCACTTATACTTGTGCTTATATTTGCAGCTCCGATAGCTTCTGCGAATTTAGAGGCTAGATATCCTATCGTTGAAACTATGGGCAATATAGAGATGATTGGAATTTTGCTCTTTACCAAGTATCTTGTCGTCTTTGAGCTGGCTGCTGTTATGTTGCTTGTGGCTATGGTAGGAGCTATCGCGCTTGTGCATAAGGATATGGATAAAGGAGTGAGCGATGATAACGCTTAG
- the nuoK gene encoding NADH-quinone oxidoreductase subunit NuoK, giving the protein MITLSHYLIVAALMFALGLMGIIKRGNLIMLFFSTEILLNSANVALAAISKFNGDMIGQIFAFFIIAVAASEVAIGLGLLVLWYKKTGSIEISSLESMRSE; this is encoded by the coding sequence ATGATAACGCTTAGCCACTATCTCATCGTCGCTGCGCTGATGTTTGCGCTCGGGCTTATGGGTATAATAAAACGAGGAAATCTTATAATGCTCTTTTTTTCAACCGAAATTTTACTAAATTCGGCAAACGTAGCGCTTGCGGCGATATCGAAATTTAACGGCGACATGATAGGGCAAATTTTTGCGTTTTTTATTATCGCCGTTGCCGCAAGCGAAGTTGCCATAGGTCTTGGCTTGCTTGTGCTTTGGTATAAAAAGACGGGCTCGATCGAAATTTCAAGCTTAGAAAGCATGAGGAGCGAGTGA
- the nuoL gene encoding NADH-quinone oxidoreductase subunit L — protein MTLFAVALFAPLFASILASAFSHTARSAFVGIACSFLIVASALASIALLTLVSVAGAIEVYLMDFIIAGGFESDFSFMLDDVSVIMMCVVGVVASVVHIYSISYMANDSGFNRYFSYLGLFVFSMLVLVSSDNFIGLFIGWEGVGLCSWLLIGFWYKKPRASWAANEAFIMNRIADLGMLVAIFLIYREFASVRYVDVFRMVPNSDGALLALIASFLFIGAMGKSAQFPFHTWLADAMEGPTPVSALIHAATMVTAGVYLVIRANSIFGAVPEISNFIAYLGVFVAVFAASMAVVNNDLKKIIAYSTLSQLGYMFVAAGLGAYWVALFHLATHAFFKSLLFLCAGNVMHAMNDELDIKKMGGLYKFMKITAVFMIIGSVALAGFYPFAGFFSKDKILEAAFSSDKFIIYALLLAGAVMTAFYSFRLIMLVFFGKAKFEHEPHEASRPALISLMPLVILALFAGFFEHKFELLTENILPKFEFDIPSGTSLIMIFTTLALVLISTIFAIFAYKKEIFKSSLDELKIYKLLKNEYFIPQIYRRVFINGYFNLAKICKKLDEAVIDKSVDLVAVAIYKFANFSNSMQSGNLSLMLRLMVIGFVILLTLAFFIKVIYA, from the coding sequence ATGACTCTTTTTGCCGTGGCTTTATTTGCTCCGCTTTTTGCAAGCATTTTGGCGAGTGCGTTTTCACATACTGCAAGGTCAGCCTTTGTGGGCATAGCTTGCTCGTTTTTGATAGTTGCAAGCGCACTTGCATCCATAGCCTTGCTTACTTTAGTAAGCGTTGCGGGTGCGATAGAAGTTTATCTTATGGATTTTATTATAGCGGGCGGGTTTGAGAGTGATTTTAGCTTTATGCTTGATGACGTAAGCGTGATCATGATGTGTGTGGTGGGCGTAGTAGCAAGTGTCGTGCATATCTACTCGATCAGCTATATGGCTAATGATAGCGGGTTTAACAGATACTTTAGTTATCTTGGACTCTTTGTATTTTCTATGCTCGTTTTGGTTTCAAGCGATAATTTTATAGGGCTGTTTATCGGCTGGGAAGGTGTAGGACTTTGCTCGTGGTTGCTTATCGGGTTTTGGTATAAAAAGCCTCGTGCAAGCTGGGCTGCAAACGAAGCCTTTATCATGAACCGAATCGCCGATCTTGGCATGCTTGTGGCGATATTTTTGATATACCGCGAATTTGCAAGTGTGAGATATGTAGATGTGTTTAGGATGGTGCCGAATTCAGACGGCGCCTTGCTTGCTTTGATCGCTTCGTTTTTATTTATAGGCGCGATGGGTAAGAGTGCGCAGTTTCCGTTTCACACTTGGCTTGCCGACGCTATGGAAGGACCTACGCCTGTTTCGGCGCTTATACATGCAGCTACTATGGTAACGGCAGGAGTTTATCTGGTAATTAGAGCAAATTCCATCTTCGGCGCCGTGCCTGAAATTTCAAACTTCATAGCGTATCTTGGAGTATTTGTGGCGGTTTTTGCAGCCTCTATGGCGGTTGTGAATAACGACTTGAAAAAGATAATCGCCTACTCGACTCTATCTCAGCTTGGATATATGTTCGTAGCCGCAGGGCTTGGAGCGTATTGGGTGGCGCTTTTTCACCTTGCTACGCATGCGTTTTTTAAATCGCTTTTGTTTTTGTGCGCGGGCAACGTAATGCACGCTATGAACGATGAACTTGATATAAAAAAGATGGGCGGGCTTTATAAATTTATGAAAATAACCGCAGTATTTATGATAATAGGCTCGGTGGCACTTGCGGGATTTTATCCGTTTGCCGGCTTTTTCTCAAAGGATAAAATTTTAGAAGCGGCTTTTAGCAGCGATAAATTTATTATCTATGCTTTGCTTTTAGCCGGTGCGGTTATGACGGCATTTTACAGTTTTAGGCTGATTATGCTTGTATTTTTTGGCAAAGCTAAATTTGAGCATGAACCACATGAAGCAAGTAGACCCGCTCTCATATCGCTTATGCCTCTTGTGATTTTGGCTCTGTTTGCAGGGTTTTTTGAGCATAAATTCGAGCTTCTAACGGAAAATATTTTGCCTAAATTTGAATTTGATATACCAAGCGGCACGAGCCTAATCATGATATTTACAACGCTTGCGCTTGTTTTGATCTCTACGATTTTTGCGATATTTGCTTACAAAAAAGAGATTTTTAAAAGCAGCTTGGACGAGCTTAAAATTTACAAGCTACTAAAAAACGAGTATTTTATCCCGCAAATTTATAGGAGAGTTTTTATAAACGGATACTTTAATTTGGCTAAAATTTGTAAGAAATTAGATGAAGCGGTTATAGATAAAAGTGTTGATTTGGTTGCGGTTGCGATATATAAATTTGCAAATTTTTCAAACAGCATGCAAAGCGGAAATCTATCTCTTATGTTGCGCCTTATGGTTATAGGCTTTGTTATACTGCTTACTTTGGCGTTTTTTATTAAGGTTATTTATGCTTAG
- a CDS encoding NADH-quinone oxidoreductase subunit M, translating into MLSLVIFFPALAAMLGFLIEEKSIKVYGVCIAFIELLLTLFIWLGFDSANSGYSFVNQISLIEFLNINYLVGIDGISLFLVVLSSFMTLVSLIALTIKENLKHLIISILFLEMTMMGVFLALDAILFYIFWELSLLPMLYIIGAWGSGRRIYAAVKFFIYTFFGSVFMLVAILMMAYYHYDMNGVWSFSLLDWQGLNLPENTQIWLFLAFFIAFAIKTPMFPFHTWLPYAHGQAPTIGSTLLAAVLLKMGTYGMVRFLLPLFTDASVMMFDIVAILAVTMVIYTAFIAYAQDDMKQVIAYSSISHMGIVVLGVFSMNVEGVSGAVFLMISHGVTSGALFLLVGVIYERRHTKMIAEFGGLAGVMPRFALAFGVVMFGSIGLPLTIGFVGEFLSLLGIFKANFIYGILGTVGVIVGAVYMLHLFARVFYGECKEENLKLADLNLNELVALVPLCLLVIYLGVRPNAVLAPIDLSVKTMVEKMHVNAKTKKAKEFIEHSNKLGGSDE; encoded by the coding sequence ATGCTTAGTTTGGTTATATTTTTCCCTGCGCTTGCCGCGATGCTTGGGTTTTTGATAGAGGAAAAAAGTATCAAGGTCTATGGGGTTTGCATAGCGTTTATAGAGCTTTTGCTTACTCTTTTCATATGGCTTGGTTTTGACTCGGCCAATAGCGGATACAGCTTCGTAAATCAAATTTCGCTCATTGAATTTCTAAACATAAACTACCTTGTGGGCATCGACGGAATTTCTTTGTTTTTGGTTGTTTTAAGTTCATTTATGACTCTTGTATCTTTAATCGCTCTTACTATAAAAGAAAATTTAAAGCATCTTATCATCTCTATTTTATTTTTAGAGATGACTATGATGGGCGTATTTTTAGCGCTTGATGCGATTTTGTTTTATATATTTTGGGAGCTTAGTCTGCTTCCTATGCTTTATATCATCGGTGCATGGGGAAGCGGCAGGCGAATTTACGCTGCGGTTAAGTTTTTTATATATACGTTTTTTGGCTCTGTTTTTATGCTTGTTGCGATCTTGATGATGGCTTATTATCACTACGATATGAACGGAGTTTGGAGCTTTTCGCTTCTTGATTGGCAGGGGTTAAATTTGCCCGAAAATACTCAAATTTGGCTCTTCTTAGCATTTTTTATAGCGTTTGCGATAAAAACGCCGATGTTTCCTTTTCACACATGGCTTCCATACGCTCACGGACAAGCCCCTACCATAGGCTCTACACTGCTTGCAGCGGTGCTTCTTAAGATGGGCACTTACGGCATGGTGAGATTTTTACTGCCGTTATTTACCGATGCAAGCGTGATGATGTTTGATATAGTAGCGATATTGGCTGTTACAATGGTGATTTATACCGCGTTTATAGCTTACGCTCAAGATGATATGAAGCAAGTAATCGCCTATAGTTCGATATCTCATATGGGTATTGTGGTGCTTGGGGTATTTTCTATGAACGTAGAAGGCGTTAGCGGGGCGGTGTTTTTAATGATAAGCCACGGCGTAACTAGCGGCGCTCTGTTTTTACTTGTAGGCGTGATATATGAGCGAAGACATACCAAGATGATAGCCGAATTTGGTGGGCTTGCTGGGGTAATGCCTCGTTTTGCTCTTGCTTTTGGCGTAGTGATGTTTGGTAGCATAGGGCTTCCTCTTACGATAGGGTTTGTGGGAGAATTTTTAAGTCTGCTTGGAATTTTTAAGGCAAATTTCATATATGGAATTTTAGGCACGGTCGGCGTGATAGTGGGCGCTGTTTATATGCTTCATCTTTTTGCTAGGGTATTTTACGGAGAATGCAAAGAAGAAAATTTAAAGCTTGCGGATCTAAATTTAAACGAATTAGTCGCTCTTGTACCGCTTTGCTTGCTTGTTATTTATCTTGGCGTTAGACCCAATGCGGTTTTAGCGCCTATTGATCTAAGCGTGAAAACCATGGTTGAGAAGATGCATGTAAATGCAAAAACCAAAAAAGCAAAGGAATTTATAGAGCATTCAAACAAGCTAGGAGGGAGCGATGAATAA
- the nuoN gene encoding NADH-quinone oxidoreductase subunit NuoN encodes MNNLTLLNLQELNLASIAPMLSLIVFGLFILCIGTFKKDLSRTFYTVFCLIAIMLNIGIVIDSNRMMSGFFGLMVIDGISIISQLVILTASALFIPLALSTKRFFEYEMSEYYALFLFMIAGFEFMVSSNNLILIFIGLETSSLALYTLIALHNKLKSIEAAIKYFTMGALGAGFFVFGAAMFYLASGSLEINFTGEVIRDLNLQDSMVVILGCVFMFSAIGFKLSLIPFHTWVPDVYEGTNAPLAGYMSVVPKVAGFIVAMRLFESLANSGIQWVHDMLYISAVLTMTIANSMALVQRDVKRMLALSSIAHAGFVLCAIVVGTSEANTALFLYWIMFLFANLGAFSMLWVARCDDTVCWDRRFKHPYEKFAGLIKTLPSYAVIMAIFMVALAGIPPFSVFWGKIYLIFAAVASDHIVLAVIMVLNSALAIYYYLKLVVYMFLKEPVVKDKNLYIANTSNALKVIVGFAVITTLTAMLMINPLLEFIAKFVVASGF; translated from the coding sequence ATGAATAATCTTACTCTTTTAAATTTACAAGAGCTAAATTTAGCCTCCATAGCGCCTATGCTTTCGCTTATAGTTTTTGGGCTGTTTATACTATGCATCGGCACTTTTAAAAAGGATCTTTCGCGCACTTTTTATACTGTTTTTTGCCTTATCGCCATAATGCTAAATATCGGCATAGTTATTGATTCAAACCGCATGATGAGCGGATTTTTCGGTCTCATGGTGATAGACGGCATATCTATCATCTCTCAGCTTGTCATACTTACGGCTTCTGCGCTGTTTATACCGCTTGCGCTTAGTACGAAGCGGTTTTTTGAATACGAGATGAGCGAGTATTACGCGCTATTTTTGTTTATGATAGCCGGATTTGAATTTATGGTTAGTAGCAACAACCTTATTTTGATATTTATCGGGCTTGAGACCTCATCTCTTGCGCTTTATACGCTTATCGCGCTTCATAACAAACTAAAATCCATAGAAGCTGCGATTAAATATTTTACTATGGGTGCTTTGGGCGCCGGATTTTTCGTATTTGGTGCGGCGATGTTTTATCTTGCAAGCGGAAGTTTGGAGATAAATTTTACCGGAGAGGTTATCAGGGATTTAAATTTGCAAGATAGCATGGTGGTTATATTAGGGTGCGTTTTTATGTTTAGTGCGATTGGATTTAAGCTATCTTTGATACCTTTTCATACATGGGTGCCCGATGTCTATGAGGGCACAAACGCCCCTCTTGCAGGATACATGTCGGTAGTGCCTAAAGTCGCGGGATTTATAGTGGCGATGAGGCTTTTTGAAAGTCTTGCAAATTCCGGTATCCAGTGGGTGCACGATATGCTTTATATAAGTGCGGTTTTAACGATGACTATAGCAAATTCGATGGCTCTTGTGCAACGCGACGTCAAGCGAATGCTTGCTCTTAGCTCCATAGCTCACGCGGGCTTTGTGCTTTGTGCGATAGTTGTCGGCACAAGCGAGGCTAATACGGCGCTATTTTTGTATTGGATTATGTTTTTGTTTGCGAATTTAGGCGCATTTTCGATGCTTTGGGTTGCACGCTGCGATGATACGGTGTGTTGGGACAGGAGATTTAAGCATCCTTACGAAAAATTTGCAGGACTTATAAAGACTTTGCCAAGTTATGCCGTAATAATGGCTATTTTTATGGTTGCCCTTGCCGGAATTCCTCCTTTTAGCGTCTTTTGGGGCAAAATTTATCTCATTTTTGCAGCCGTTGCAAGCGATCACATCGTCTTAGCCGTGATTATGGTTTTAAACAGCGCTTTGGCGATTTATTATTATCTAAAGCTTGTTGTTTATATGTTTTTAAAAGAGCCTGTGGTTAAAGATAAAAACCTCTACATCGCAAATACTTCAAACGCTCTTAAGGTTATCGTCGGCTTTGCGGTCATCACTACTTTAACGGCTATGCTTATGATAAATCCACTGCTTGAGTTTATCGCCAAATTTGTAGTTGCAAGTGGTTTTTAA